The stretch of DNA TGTAAAGCGATGTGATTTTTTCTTCGGAAAGTATGTTTTCCTTTTCTTTGTCCGAAAGAATCTCCCGAATTTTCAGAATTTCTTGGGAGAGGCTTTCTTTTGTTTTTCTCGTTTTATTTAGGATATAATCAATTTCGTCGTCTTCCAAGTATAAATAGTAGATAAAGGATAATTTGAAAATTACTCTGTTCTCTATTTTGATTTGAGAGAGGGCTTTGTAAAATTCATCTGTTACAAAATACGCATTTTCTTTTTCTAAAAATTTATTGTCCGGCTCGTTTTCTATTAAACTGTATTCTTCACCCTCTGAATTTATTCTATTTATAGAGTGGACTTTTAATTCTCTCTTAGATCTCTTCCAGTCGATTAGCATATTTCTAAGTACGGAATAAAACCATGTTTTGAAGCTGGACTTCCCTTTAAACGATTGGAATTTTTTGCCTTCTTTTAGTCTTTCATACGCATATAAAAAAAAATCACCGGCTTCGTCTTCACTGAGGCGAAAAACTTTTATAGGAAAATTGTAAATATCTTCAGAATATTCTTCAAAAAAAAATTTTAGACTTTCTGAATTTCCTTCTGCACAGGATTGAATGAGTTTTAATGTTACATCCATTTTTCTATTGAAAAAATATCTTTACGTTTATAGAAAATTTTATCTATTGGATATTGTATATTCATTTTTTATTGATACTACAATGGCAAAAAAAATATATTTATTATTTCTATTATTCTGTTACTTGCCTTTCCCTCTTCGTTGGATAAGCTCGGAGTCAGAGCTGAAATTTTTTTATGTATAAGATCAGAAAAAAAGTAAGTTATCATCTACATTCGGAGAGTCCAGAATGGATCATTTTCATAATGGCTTGGATATTGTTTCTATAAATGAAGAAGTGAAGTCCATAGCAGATGGAAAAATTGTCTATACCCGGTATTCGGAAGACCAGCCTTTTGACAGCGATTACGGTACTGGAAACTGCGTTTGGGTATCCCACTCCAAGGGAATATTGTCTGCTTACTATCATTTAAAAAATACAAGGATAGATTTTTCTAAGTCAGATAATTTTGTAAAAGAGGGTGAAAAGTTAGGCTATACCGGAAATACAGGTCACTCCAGTGGCTCGCACTTGCACTTTGTAGTTGCATCTGAAAATGGAGCAAAATTGATTAACCCTCTTATGATTTTACCTAAAATAGAAGATAGTATTTCTCCCGAAATCGGAGGGCTTACTTTAAGCGTAGGCGAAAATTATACAAATATCAACGACGGAGACAGCATCAATGTTTCTAAAAATTTTCCTCTCACCGTAACCGCTTTCGATAAAGGAGAGAATAGTGGTCAAAGAAGAGGAGTTCAGTATATAGGGTTTATTTTTAATGGCATAAAAATCAAAGAAAGCAGATTCAACGAAATTTCTATAAAAAAAGGAAAATGGATAAACGAAGATTCCTTAGAATATGATGAGCTGTACTATAATGGGAACTACTACATTGGAGACCTGTCTTTAAAATCCGGAGAGAATACAATCCAAGTCAATGTCGCCGACTTTCACGGAAACACAAACTCTAAAACTTTTAGTTTTTACGTAAATAGAATTAGCGGTAAATAGATTTATTTTTTCTTTCCGGCTAGGATCCTGAAAATATTCAACCCATCCATTTGGGTTAGTGCTGCAGCCATTCCTCCCATCATTGCACCCGTGAC from Leptospiraceae bacterium encodes:
- a CDS encoding sigma-70 family RNA polymerase sigma factor, which produces MDVTLKLIQSCAEGNSESLKFFFEEYSEDIYNFPIKVFRLSEDEAGDFFLYAYERLKEGKKFQSFKGKSSFKTWFYSVLRNMLIDWKRSKRELKVHSINRINSEGEEYSLIENEPDNKFLEKENAYFVTDEFYKALSQIKIENRVIFKLSFIYYLYLEDDEIDYILNKTRKTKESLSQEILKIREILSDKEKENILSEEKITSLYTSIQRLKEIQNKEGKINFQDNLEYKDKIESAISKKYEQIQKLLTKKQKGNLIARTPHKLVSEILEISEGNVSVALIRVIEILQKNLLAYV
- a CDS encoding M23 family metallopeptidase; translated protein: MDHFHNGLDIVSINEEVKSIADGKIVYTRYSEDQPFDSDYGTGNCVWVSHSKGILSAYYHLKNTRIDFSKSDNFVKEGEKLGYTGNTGHSSGSHLHFVVASENGAKLINPLMILPKIEDSISPEIGGLTLSVGENYTNINDGDSINVSKNFPLTVTAFDKGENSGQRRGVQYIGFIFNGIKIKESRFNEISIKKGKWINEDSLEYDELYYNGNYYIGDLSLKSGENTIQVNVADFHGNTNSKTFSFYVNRISGK